A genomic window from Rhodomicrobium lacus includes:
- the glgC gene encoding glucose-1-phosphate adenylyltransferase: MRPVGSSPLARNTMAYVLAGGRGSRLLELTDRRAKPAVYFAGKSRIVDFALSNAYNSGIRHMAVATQYKAHSLIRHLQRGWNFLRPIRNESFDILPASQRVSESLWYLGTADAVYQNIDIIEDYGTKYIVILAGDHVYKMDYEFMLQQHVDQRADVTVGCIEVPVAEASGFGVMHVDETDRIISFVEKPADPPTMPGKPDTSLASMGIYVFETQFLFDQLRRDAADPNSSHDFGKDLIPYIVKHGKASAHSFERSCVRAESEAGAYWRDVGTVDAYWQANIDLTHVVPDLDLYDQNWPIWTYNEVTPPAKFVHDEDGRRGSAIASLISGGCIVSGAKIRNTLLSTGSRVNSFSEIENAVILPYVQVGRSCRLRNVVIDANVKIPEGLVVGEDPEEDALRFRRTERGICLITQRMIDGLEK; encoded by the coding sequence ATGAGACCGGTTGGAAGTTCCCCTCTCGCGCGTAACACGATGGCCTATGTCCTTGCAGGTGGACGCGGCAGCCGACTGCTGGAACTCACCGACCGACGCGCGAAACCCGCCGTCTACTTTGCCGGCAAGTCGCGCATCGTGGATTTCGCGCTGTCCAACGCCTACAATTCCGGCATCCGGCACATGGCGGTAGCGACACAGTACAAGGCACACAGCCTTATCCGCCATCTGCAACGCGGCTGGAATTTCCTGCGCCCGATCCGCAACGAAAGCTTCGACATCCTCCCCGCCAGCCAGCGCGTCTCGGAGTCGCTCTGGTATCTCGGCACCGCGGACGCCGTTTATCAGAACATCGACATCATCGAAGATTACGGCACCAAATATATCGTCATCCTCGCCGGCGACCATGTCTACAAGATGGACTACGAGTTCATGCTTCAGCAGCATGTCGATCAGCGCGCCGACGTGACGGTGGGCTGCATCGAGGTTCCCGTCGCCGAGGCCAGCGGCTTCGGCGTGATGCATGTCGACGAGACGGACCGGATCATATCGTTCGTCGAGAAGCCCGCCGATCCGCCTACCATGCCCGGCAAGCCGGACACCTCGCTCGCCAGCATGGGCATCTACGTTTTCGAGACGCAATTCCTGTTCGATCAGCTCCGCCGCGACGCCGCCGATCCGAATTCGAGCCACGATTTCGGCAAGGATCTCATTCCGTACATCGTGAAGCACGGCAAGGCATCGGCACACAGCTTCGAGCGCTCCTGCGTAAGGGCGGAGTCTGAAGCCGGAGCTTACTGGCGCGATGTCGGCACCGTAGACGCCTACTGGCAAGCCAACATCGATCTGACGCACGTCGTTCCCGACCTCGATCTCTACGATCAGAACTGGCCGATCTGGACCTATAACGAGGTAACGCCGCCCGCCAAATTCGTGCATGACGAGGACGGACGGCGCGGCTCCGCAATCGCATCGCTCATCTCAGGCGGCTGCATCGTGTCCGGCGCCAAGATCCGAAACACGCTTTTGTCGACCGGCTCACGCGTCAATTCGTTCTCCGAAATCGAAAACGCGGTGATCCTGCCCTATGTGCAGGTCGGCCGCTCCTGTCGCCTTCGCAACGTTGTCATCGACGCGAATGTAAAAATCCCCGAAGGGCTTGTCGTTGGCGAAGATCCGGAAGAAGACGCTTTGCGCTTTCGCCGGACCGAGCGCGGCATCTGCCTCATCACGCAGCGCATGATCGACGGGTTGGAAAAGTGA
- the glgA gene encoding glycogen synthase GlgA — protein sequence MSRLKVLSAASELYPLVKTGGLADVTGALPGALSGLEIDVRSLVPGYPQVIGALEGGETVLSIPDLFGGPARVLAATAGALDLFVLDAPHLYDRSGNPYTQPDGKDWPDNAFRFAALARTAALIAEGAIPAFQPDILHVHDWQAALAPAYLRYGGKSGAATVVTVHNLAFQGQFPAELLGPLGLPPESFSIGGVEHYGAVGFLKAGLRLADRITTVSPSYALEIQQPETGMGLDGLLRERSARLSGILNGIDTDVWNPATDPRIAATYSAENFDVRANNKATLQDIFGLEPEPGALVVGVVSRLSWQKGLDILAEALPVLLGEGMQLALLGAGDADLEARFRAAAEANPGRVGVRIGYDEAVAHRIQAGSDALAVPSRFEPCGLTQLCALRYGAVPLVARVGGLADTIIDANEMALAAGVATGIKFQPGQRESLELALRKAATLFRDRGTWRRLQLNGLATDVSWRAPARRYAQLYRELVAERSTVSGATA from the coding sequence GTGAGCCGTCTCAAAGTCCTGTCTGCCGCTTCCGAACTTTATCCGCTCGTGAAAACGGGCGGCCTGGCGGATGTCACGGGTGCCCTGCCCGGCGCGCTGTCCGGCCTCGAAATCGATGTGCGCTCGCTCGTTCCCGGCTACCCGCAGGTCATCGGCGCGCTGGAAGGGGGCGAAACGGTCCTTTCGATCCCGGATCTGTTCGGCGGCCCTGCGCGCGTGCTGGCTGCCACGGCCGGCGCGCTCGACCTTTTCGTGCTCGATGCGCCGCATCTCTACGACCGCTCCGGCAATCCCTATACGCAGCCGGACGGCAAGGACTGGCCAGACAACGCATTTCGCTTCGCCGCGCTCGCGAGGACGGCCGCGCTCATCGCCGAAGGCGCGATCCCCGCGTTCCAGCCCGACATCCTGCATGTCCATGACTGGCAGGCGGCGCTTGCCCCCGCCTATCTGCGATATGGCGGAAAGAGCGGCGCGGCCACCGTCGTCACCGTCCACAATCTCGCCTTTCAGGGCCAGTTTCCGGCCGAGTTGCTTGGACCTCTCGGCCTTCCGCCCGAATCCTTCTCCATCGGCGGTGTCGAGCATTACGGCGCGGTCGGCTTCCTGAAGGCGGGCTTGCGTCTTGCCGACCGCATCACCACCGTCTCGCCGTCCTATGCGCTGGAAATCCAGCAACCGGAAACGGGAATGGGCCTCGACGGCCTCTTGCGCGAACGATCCGCGCGGCTGTCAGGGATCCTGAACGGCATCGATACCGACGTCTGGAACCCGGCGACGGACCCGCGCATCGCGGCAACGTACAGCGCCGAAAACTTCGACGTGCGTGCGAACAACAAGGCGACGCTTCAGGACATCTTCGGCCTTGAACCCGAACCGGGCGCGCTCGTCGTCGGTGTCGTCAGCCGCCTGTCCTGGCAGAAAGGGCTGGACATCCTCGCCGAGGCGCTGCCGGTGCTTCTTGGCGAAGGCATGCAGCTTGCGCTTCTCGGCGCCGGAGATGCGGACCTCGAAGCCCGCTTTCGGGCGGCGGCGGAGGCAAATCCCGGCCGCGTCGGCGTCCGCATCGGCTATGACGAAGCGGTCGCGCATCGCATTCAGGCGGGATCGGACGCTCTCGCCGTGCCGTCGCGCTTCGAGCCGTGCGGGCTGACGCAGCTTTGCGCGTTGCGCTACGGCGCCGTTCCGCTGGTGGCGCGCGTCGGCGGCCTCGCTGACACGATCATCGACGCGAACGAAATGGCCCTTGCGGCGGGCGTGGCAACGGGCATCAAATTCCAGCCCGGCCAACGCGAAAGCCTTGAGCTTGCGCTGCGCAAGGCAGCGACCCTGTTCCGCGACCGCGGCACATGGCGGCGGCTTCAGCTCAACGGCCTGGCCACGGACGTATCCTGGCGCGCACCCGCAAGACGTTACGCGCAGCTTTATCGCGAGCTTGTCGCGGAGCGCTCGACGGTTTCGGGCGCGACCGCGTGA